A region from the Candidatus Angelobacter sp. genome encodes:
- a CDS encoding alpha/beta hydrolase, which yields MKIFLAPAVFLSFSFLLCAEIKDPVPLWPAGAPGALGKDDKDVPTLTPYLAEPDKATGAAMVICPGGGYGMLAPHEGNDYALWLNQHGVTAFVLKYRLGSNGYRHPAMLNDAARAVRLVRARSKDWKIDPHRVGLMGSSAGGHLASTLLTHFDAGKADATDPIERESSRPDIGVLCYAVITMGEFTHQGSKNNLLGKEPPAELVKLLSNELQVTRETPPCFLFHTYEDTAVPVENALMFAAALRKAGVPFDLHVYQKGRHGIGLGDKPPFNHPHPWANDCLFWLKEQKFVK from the coding sequence ATGAAAATATTCCTGGCACCCGCCGTGTTCCTTTCTTTTTCTTTTTTGTTGTGCGCTGAAATAAAGGACCCCGTTCCCCTCTGGCCCGCCGGCGCACCCGGCGCCCTTGGGAAGGATGACAAGGACGTTCCCACCCTCACGCCTTACCTCGCGGAACCGGACAAAGCGACTGGTGCGGCGATGGTGATTTGTCCGGGCGGTGGCTATGGCATGCTGGCGCCACACGAGGGCAACGACTATGCGTTGTGGTTGAATCAGCATGGCGTGACCGCGTTCGTGCTCAAGTACCGGCTCGGGTCAAACGGATACCGTCATCCAGCAATGCTGAACGACGCGGCTCGCGCGGTCCGGCTCGTGCGCGCAAGGTCGAAGGACTGGAAGATTGATCCGCATCGCGTCGGTCTCATGGGCTCGTCGGCGGGCGGGCATCTGGCTTCGACGTTGCTCACACATTTCGACGCGGGCAAGGCGGATGCAACCGACCCGATTGAACGGGAAAGTTCGCGGCCGGACATCGGCGTTCTGTGTTATGCAGTCATCACGATGGGAGAATTCACACATCAAGGCTCGAAGAACAATCTGCTCGGCAAAGAACCTCCGGCAGAACTGGTGAAGCTCCTGTCCAACGAACTTCAGGTGACGAGGGAAACGCCGCCCTGTTTTCTTTTCCATACTTACGAGGACACGGCGGTGCCGGTGGAAAACGCCCTCATGTTCGCAGCCGCGCTGCGCAAGGCGGGCGTGCCGTTCGACCTGCACGTTTACCAGAAGGGCAGGCATGGGATCGGGTTGGGAGACAAACCTCCGTTCAACCATCCGCATCCATGGGCGAACGATTGCCTGTTCTGGTTGAAAGAACAAAAGTTCGTAAAGTAG